AGTCGGTGGCGGACGAGGCCAAGGAGTTCGCCGGGACGCTGCTGCTGCACTCAACCGCGGCCGAGATCGGCCGAGCGCTTCGAAAAAAGGTGGAGGACCTGTTTCCCGACGAGCGTTTTTAGAATATACTCCGGCGATTCGAATCCATTTCAGCGTAACAGGAGAGCGATGGGCATGAGAGAATTCCTTTTCACGTCCGAATCGGTGACGGGCGGGCACCCCGACAAAGTGGCGGACCAGATCTCCGACGCGGTTCTGGACGAGATCCTCCGACAGGATCCCCGCGGACGGGTGGCGTGCGAGACGATGGTGACCACCGGGCTGGTCGTGGTGGCGGGGGAGATCACCACGAAGGCGATCATCGATTTCCCGGACGTGGTCCGCAAGGCAGTCGCCGATATCGGCTACACCGGGAACTCGAAGGGGTTCGACGCCCACAACTGCGCCGTGGTCACGGCGATCGACCGTCAGTCCGTCGACATCGCGCAGGGGGTCGACCGGGGCGACGAGGAGAAGCAGGGCGCCGGGGACCAGGGGATGATGTTCGGTTTCGCCTGCGACGAGACGGTGGAGTTGATGCCGATGCCGATCTCCTTCGCCCACAAGATCTGCGCGCGGCTCACGGAGGCGCGGGAGAAGAAAGTGCTCCCGTGGCTGCGGCCCGACGGGAAGAGCCAGGTGACGGTGCGCTACGTGGACGGCGTCCCCCGCGAGGTGACCGCCGTGGTCTGCTCCACCCAGCACGCCGAGGAGGTGGGGCGAAAGGCCCTCACCGAGGGGGTCCTGGAGGAGGTCGTCCGGAAGGCGGTGCCGAGGGACCTGTTGTCGAAGAAGGTGAAGTTCTATATCAACCCCACGGGGCGGTTCGTCGTCGGGGGCCCCCACGGCGACACGGGGCTCACCGGGAGAAAGATCATCGTCGACACCTACGGGGGATACAGCCGCCACGGCGGCGGTGCGTTCTCCGGCAAGGATCCTTCCAAGGTCGATCGAAGCGCGGCGTACATGGCCCGGTATGTGGCCAAGAACGTCGTCGCTGCGGGACTCGCCAGCAAGTGCGAAATGCAGCTCGCCTACGCCATCGGCGTCGCCGAGCCGGTGTCGATTTTCGTGGAGACTTTCGGCACGGCGAACGTCCCGGAGGAGCAGATCGGACGCGCGGTGATGGACACCTTCGACATGCGGCCGGCCCGGATCATCCGGGAATTGAACCTGCTGCGCCCCATCTATCGGAAGACGGCGGCCCTCGGTCACTTCGGGCGGGAGCTCCCCGAGTTCACCTGGGAGAAAACCGACAAGGTCCGCGCGCTGCGCAAGGCGGCGGGACACGGCGGGTAATGGCATGGGCAGGGGACACACCTTCCCTGCATCCCGGGTTTACACCAGGTATGTCCCCTGAAAGCGCCGGCCCCTTTCAGGGACCTTTTCCTGCCGTATCCTTTGCCGCAAAGATCCATCGGTGGCTGGTGTCGGGGGTGACGCACAGTATCCACATTTGAAAGGGGTTGGGATATGGCATCCAGTAAAGGATACGACATCAAGGATCCGAAGCTCGCCGCCGCGGGGAGGAGCCGCGTCGAATGGGCCAAGAAGGACATGCCCGTGCTCCGGTCCATCGGGGAGCGGTTCGCGAAAGAGAAGCCGCTCAAGGGCGTCCGGATCGCCGCCTGCCTCCATGTGACAACGGAAACCGCGGCGCTCATGC
The Candidatus Deferrimicrobium sp. DNA segment above includes these coding regions:
- the metK gene encoding methionine adenosyltransferase, with product MGMREFLFTSESVTGGHPDKVADQISDAVLDEILRQDPRGRVACETMVTTGLVVVAGEITTKAIIDFPDVVRKAVADIGYTGNSKGFDAHNCAVVTAIDRQSVDIAQGVDRGDEEKQGAGDQGMMFGFACDETVELMPMPISFAHKICARLTEAREKKVLPWLRPDGKSQVTVRYVDGVPREVTAVVCSTQHAEEVGRKALTEGVLEEVVRKAVPRDLLSKKVKFYINPTGRFVVGGPHGDTGLTGRKIIVDTYGGYSRHGGGAFSGKDPSKVDRSAAYMARYVAKNVVAAGLASKCEMQLAYAIGVAEPVSIFVETFGTANVPEEQIGRAVMDTFDMRPARIIRELNLLRPIYRKTAALGHFGRELPEFTWEKTDKVRALRKAAGHGG
- a CDS encoding adenosylhomocysteinase, translating into MASSKGYDIKDPKLAAAGRSRVEWAKKDMPVLRSIGERFAKEKPLKGVRIAACLHVTTETAALMQVLAAGGAKVALCASNPLSTQDEAAASLVKHDGIIVYAIKGE